TTCTCTCCTTCCTGCAGGAGCGTCCTGCTTCGGATACGCTTAGAACGACGCGGACGGAATGTCTGTGCCGTTCGGGACGAAGGGTCGCGCCGGGGTGCAACCCGATTCGGGGAGCCGGAGGCAGGCGCCGCCGGCCTTTGGCGTTTCGGCGATTGTTTTGATCGGCGAGTCTCGCTTTGAAATTTGCGAACGGTCCCAGCGTAGGCCTTTCGCGGCGTTTTGTCAACGCTTGGCCCGCCAGGCACAGGCAAAAAACGATCGTTTGACAACGGGCGCCGGACCGCGTATAGTGCATCATCTTCTTCAGTATACGGCCTTCTGATGAGGAGCATGCGATCGCGAAGGCCGGATTCGGTCTCTCCTTGCGAAAAGAAACCTAACGGACACCGACCAGAGCTCGGTTTCCTCGCGAAACTCCTGTTCTGCTCCAATTAGCTTCTAGTCTCAGGGTACAGACGCCTTAATTCTCTCTTTCAAGGAGGAGAACATGAGTAACAAATTGTACGTCGGCGGTTTGCCGTACTCGGTAACGAGCGACCAGCTGCAGGAAATCTTCGCCAGCCACGGGACGGTGGAATCCGCCGCGGTGATCGCGGACAAGTTCACCGGCCAGTCTCGCGGCTTCGGCTTTGTCGAGATGAGCAGCGGCGCGGAGGCGCAAAGCGCCATCCAGGCGCTCAACGGAACGGAGCTCGAGGGACGCACGCTGACGGTCAACGAAGCGAAACCGCTGGTCCGGCGGGATGCCGGCCGCGACGGCCGGACCCACGGAAACCGCAGCGGGCGCAACCGCTGGTAGTCTCCTAAAAGCAGCAAAAAGGGGCAACGGGTCGGTTTGCCCCTTTTCCGTCGGGATTGCGCCTGGTCCTTCCGCGGCGCGTCGGATCCCCAGTTCTGGCCAGTCATGGGAACCGATATTCGGATCGGCACCTGCGGATACGCCTATCCCGGCCCGCCTCCGAAGGGCTGGTTCGGCGCGTTTTATCCCGAAGGAATGCCGAGCCGCTGGGACCCTCTCGAATACTACGCGCGGATCTTCACGACCGTCGAGATCAACTCGAGCTTTTACGGGCCGCCTTCTGAGCGGACCGCCGCCGCCTGGGCGAGCAAGACCCCGCGCGATTTCCTTTTCACCCTGAAGCTCTGGCAGAAGTTCACGCACCCTTCGAGAATCGGGCACGGTTCGTCCGCCGGGTCCTGGGAGCCGGTCGGTCCGGCGGATGTCGACAAGATGCGCGCCGCCCTTGACCCCCTGCAGGACGCCGGCAAGCTCGGCGCGCTGGTTCTGCAATATCCTCCGAGCTTCGACCGGGCGCCGCAGAACCTGGAGCGCCTGGAGTCCACGCTCTCGCTGTTTCCATACTGTCCCAAGGCGATCGAGCTGCGCCACAAGAGCTGGAGCGACGAGCTGGAGAAGACCCGCGAGATCGTCGAGCGCCATCGCGCGGCCTGGATCGTAATCGACGAACCGAAGTTCGCCGCTTCGATCCGCCAGCCCTTCGAGCCGGTCGGTTCGTTGTTTTATTTTCGCGCCCACGGCCGCAACGCCAGGACATGGTGGCGCCACTCGGAAAGCTGGGAGCGCTACGACTACTGCTACTCGCGCGCCGAGATCCGCCAGCTCGCGGCGAAGATCGCAAACGCCTCGTCGCGCCCGGGCCTGCGCGCGTCCTTCGTGTTCTTCAACAACCACGCGCGCGCCAGCGCGGCGGCCAACGCCGTCATGATGGCGCAGGAGCTGGGCGTGCCGCTGAGGGCCATGCCTCCCGAGGCGATGCTCGCGCAATTCCCCGAGCTGATACCCGGCGGGAGCGGCGTTGACTTGGCCGGACGCCGCCGTTAGAATCCGCGACGTGCTCCGCGAGGCGGAGCCGACGCGCAAGGAGCCGCTATGATTCTCTCACGAAACGCCGACGTGCGGGCTTTGACGGTCAAGACGATCGAAGGAAAGCCGATGCGAGGCGAGCTGCTCGTCAAGCCCCTGATCAAAGGCGACGAGATGACGCTTCTCGAAATCCACTACGAGCCCGGCGTCGGCGCCCCGCTTCACGTTCACTCCCACGAGTCGCTCGCCTATGTGGTCAAGGGCAAGGTCAAGATGACCGTGGGCCAGGAAGAATACATTCTGGGCCCGGGGGACGTCTGCCGCCATCCGCAGGGCGTGCCCCACGCAGTCGAGGGGCTGGAGAACTCGATCGTCGTCGAGATCAAGTCTCCGGCGCCCGAGATCGCGAGCTTCCTGGGCACTTGAGATCGACTTCGGCTCGCCGCGGGCCGACGAGGAGTCGCGCATGGCCGGACAGGCAAAGTACATCATGATCGCAAGCATGGACGTGGACCCCGATTACGAGGCGCTGTTCAACGAGGTGTACGACCGGGAGCACGTTCCCTATTTGAGCCAGGTCCCGGGAGTTGTTTCGATCAAGCGCTACCGCCGCGAAGAGCTGACGATGAACATCGGCGGGGAGCGCAAGACGATCCGACTGGAAAACGAGCCGAAATATACGGCGATTTACGAGCTCGAAAGCCCCGAGGTCCTGACCAGCAAGGCCTGGGACGAAGCGGTCGAGAAGGGACGCTGGCCGTCGCAGGTGCGGCCGCATACCAGGAACCGCCGGCACGTGCTGCTCAAGCTCATGGACTGACCTTCGCGCCGCGTTCCAGCGCTCTTTCGATCTCCCCGCCGATCCTGTCCCCCTCTTCCCCGCGGACGTTCTTTTCGTAGAGCGGGAAAAGCTGGCGTTCTTCCGCGCGGATGTGCCGCTCGAGGAGGTCTCCGAGGTCGAACAGGCGCCTGGCCGCGTCGCCGGTTTCCTCGAGCGCCTCGAAGGCGGCGGCGAGTCGCCGGTGCTCCGCGACGAGCCGGTCGATCAGGGCTCCGCTGTCGGCCGCCCGCGCGCGCAGCCAGGGGAACAAAACCTTCTCCTCGGCGCAGAAATGAGGGACGAGATTGCGCTCGTAGAACTCGCGCGCCTCCCGCACCCGCTGCCGCACCCCTTCGGCTCCCGCCGGGCGGATCTGTCCGAGCGCCTGCTTGCGGCAGCGAAGCGCCAGCGCCAGACCGTGGTGGTGGTCGTGCGAGAGCGGTATCAGGCTCGGATGACGCATGACGCCACAGGGGCCGGTCAAATGACCCGCTTGGCCCGAAGGTCCGCGACCGCGGCGTCGTCGTAGCCGTGCGCTTTGAGGACTTCTTCGGTGTGCTCGCCCAGGACGGGCGGCGGCCGGTCGATACGCGGCGGCGTGCGGCTGAGGTCGACCGCGCTGCCAACCATTTTTACCCTGCCCATCCGCGGGTGCTCGACTTCCACGGGAAAGCCGTACTCCCGCACCTGGGGATCGGCGAAGACCTCGTCCAGCGTGTTGAGCGGGGCCGCGGGAACGTCCGCGGCCTGGAGCTTCTGCAGCCAGTCCTCCCGGCGGCCACCGCGAAAGATCTCCTGTAGCATCTCCGACAACGCGTCGTGGTTTTCGATACGGCCCTTGCGATCGCGAAAACGGGGATCGTCGGCCCACTCCGGCCTGCCGGCCACCTGAAACATGGCGCGCCAGAACTTGTCCGGCGAGGACATGTGGAGGACGAACGGCCGCCCTTCGGAGTCGACAAACGCGAAGACTCCGGCGGTCCTGGTCCGGTGAGCGCGTCGCGGCACGTGTCCGGTCTCGAAATAGCGCGCGGCGTTTTCGCCGACGAACGAGATCGAAGCGCGCAGCAACGACGTCTCCACCCGCTGTCCTTTGCCGGTCGCCATTCGATGCACCAGGGCGGCGAGGATCCCGTAACAGGCGTAGATCCCGGTGAGGTGATCGGAAAACGAGATCCCCATACCCTGAGGCCTGTCCGGATCCGTGAGCAGGCTGAGGAGCCCGCTTCGCGCCTGACCGATCGTGTCGTAGCCGGGCAGGTCCCGGTACGGCCCCTTTTGCCCGAACCCGGAAATCGAGCAATAGATGATCTCGGGATTGACCTCGCGCACGTGGTCGTAACCGAGGCCGCGCTTGTCCATGGTTCCGGGGCGGAAATTCTCGATGAGGACGTCCGCGCGCGCCGCGAGCTGGAGCGCCACCGCACGGGCCTCATCCCGCCGGAGGTCGAGCGTGACGCTCTTCTTGTTGCGGTTGAGGCTGCAAAACGTCGCGGAGTAGTTGCGATCGCCCCACCCCCGGAACGGGTCGCCGCGCTCGGGTTCCTCGATCTTGATCACCTCCGCGCCCATGTCGGCCAACAGCTGGCCGGCAAAAGGCCCCGTTACGTAGCTTGCCATCTCGATGATCCGTATCCCGGCGAGCGCTCCGCTCATACGATGCTCCACACAAGTAAGGTGGGGTCCGTGGCTGCCGGCTGGCGCGTCCCGTTCGAAGAAGAGCCGACCCGGAACCCAAGGCCGCGGACCCGAATCATCAGTGAGTCCGTAAGAGGCTCGCCCAAGCGGTCCCGTTTCGATGCCTGGGCGCCAACGAGCTCACAAATAGCTCTTAGCTAGCCGCGCCCGGCGTCCGAAGTCAAGGATGGGTGTCGCCGCCGGAGCCGCGGTCCGGCGCAAGGCGATCTTCGAGACCCAGGCGCCGGCCGACGAAGGCGGCCGCCGGAGGCAGGACGACCGCGAGCAGCCCGAGAAGAACCCACGGTCCGGGATCCCCGGAGGCAAAAGCGGCTTCGAGCTGGACGCTGGCAAAGGTAAGCGCGAGCCAGCCCGGAATGCGACCCAGCAGGCTGGCGCCGAAAAAGTCGGCGAAGCGTATCCCGGCGGCGCCGACGAAAAGGTTCACCAGGGTAAAGGGCGCGACAGGCAGCAGCCGGAGCACGAGGACCGTGAGAAAGCCGCGGCGTGCCGCGTGGCGGATGACGGACTTCAACCGCGGAGCGGTAAAGCCCTCCAGCACTTCCCGGCCCGCGAGCCGCCCGATGGTAAAGGCGACTGCGGCGCTGACGAGCCACCCGGCCAGCGCGTAGAGATTTCCCGCGATCGGCCCGAAGGTCATGACGGTCGCGAGGGTCAGAGCCGTCGCCGGAACGAACGCGAGGCTGGCGAGGACGTAGGCGCCGACGACCACGTACGCGGCCGCCGGATCATTTCGGATCGACTCCTGCCACGCGGCGATTGCCGCGGGATCGATCCAGGCGGCGAGCGGGGTCCAGCGCCAAAGCAGGAAGAGCAAAAGGAAAAGGAGCGCCGCGCCCGCACGCTTGCAGCGGCCAGCGAAGGCAGGTTCCGGCGTAATCGGAGCCGGCCGTGAAAGCGATTGATCGCGCATGTGGTTTCAGGTTAAAGGGTCGGCCCTGTTGGCGCAAGCCTTCCACGGGAGCCGCTGTGCGGTTTCCACTTCTTCGCGTCGATCCCGGATTCAGGTTGCCGTCGACGCGGGCACCCTGGCCGCACCGCCTCCCCTGCGCAGCGGAGGCGACGATCGGGCCACTTCGATTAAACGCCGGTGCTCGATTGAACGGCGAAGCGGCGATAGGTCGACGAACGTTGCAATAATTGACTGCGGGCAACCCCCGTGTTACGAAGCAAAAACTTCGCGAGGAAGACACGTGGGGCTGAAATTCGAGGAGTTGAGATCGCTGGATCTGCGCCGATGCGCCAGCGCAGGAGATATCGTCGCCGCGATGCGCCACTGCGCCTTCGGAGCGCGCATGCTGGGAGAGATGGCGACGACTCTGCACCAGTTGATCCTCGACCGCGAGCGGCCTCTGGTGATCTACGACGGCCTGCCGGATTCCCCCCTGGGCCGTCTTCTCGCGCGCTTCGTCGAGCGCGGCTGGTGCCGCAAGATCCTCCGGCCCGAACAGTACGCCCGGCGCGCAAGCGGCAAGGAGACGGTGCTGGTGGTCGGCGGATTCTCTGAACGGCACGCCGACGCGGTCTACCGCAAGCCCTCGCGCGCGCTGTTCATCAATCAGTTCGATCTCGCCCGCCCCGGCCAGATCCGGGACGGCTACTTTCCCGACGCGGTCTTCGCCGATCCGCGGCTGGTGCTTCCGGTGATCGACTGCGCGCTTACGGAATGGCTGGACGGGCGGCGCTGGTCGGCGGGTCGGCTGCTCGCGAGCCTCGGCGCCTACGGCGGCGTCGCTTCGCAGGTCGCTCGGGCGGCAACCGCGCTGCAGCGGATGGTGCAGGATCGCGACTGTCTCCGCTTCCTGACCGTCAGCGGAGCGATGACGGTCGGCAAGATGGACCTGGTGATCTGCGACATGATCGAGCACGGTTTCATCGACGCGATCACCTCCACGGGCGCGCTCATGGCTCACGGCCTGGTGTCGTCGATCGGGCTCAAGCACTACAAGTACGATCCGTCCTACGACGACACGACGCTGGCGCGCCACCGCCTGAATCGCGTGACCGACACCCTGGAACCGGAAACCAACCTCGACAGCGTCGAAGAGGTGATCGGCAAGGTGATCGAGCCGATCGACGGATCACGCCCGATCAGCCCCGCGATCCTGAACCGGCACATCGGGCGATACCTCGCGCGCCGGTTTCCGCGGGAGCGCGGCATCCTGAAGTCCGCCTACCAGCACGGCGTTCCGGTCTTCGTTCCCGCCTTCGTCGACTCGGAGCTGGGAAACGATCTCTACATCCACAACCTCAAGCGCCGCCGGCGCGGCCGCAAGCCGATCCTGATCGACCACGAGATCGACAGCAGGGAGCTGATTCGCCTGGTGACCGGGGCGAAGCGATTCGGCATCTTCACGATCGGCGGCGGCGTGCCGCGCAACAACGTCCAGAACGTCGCCCCCTTGATCGAGATCATCAACGAGCGGCTGGGAGCGATCTATCCGGAGCGCCGCTTCCACTACGGCATTCGCATCTGCCCCGACCGGCCGCACTTCGGCCATCTGTCAGGGTGCACCTATTCGGAAAACGAGTCCTGGCGCAAGGCGGCGCCCGACGGCGTCTACGCGGAGGTGCAGGCGGACGCGACGCAGGTGTGGCCGTTTCTCGTGAAATTTCTGATGGACAACACCGCGGGCTCCGGCCGGACCGCCCGCGACGGCGAAAGGAGGAAGAAACCGTGAAGCCGCGGGCCATCCTGGTGTTCGTCTTCTGGACGCTTTTCCATGCGGACGCGCGATCGCAGGAAATCGTCGACATCGCCCACAGCGCGCTCTCGGCATCCCAGGCGATCCTGTTCGTCACCCGGGACGCCGGCATCTTCAGGAAGTACAACCTCGAACCGCGCATCATTTACATCGTCGGCGGGCCCACCAACACGGCGGCCTTGATCTCGGGGAGCGTCGACTTCAACATCTTCGCCGGCCCGGCCTCGGTCGCCGCCAATCTCGGAGGCGCGGATACCGTGCTCCTCATGACGTTCGTGAACACCCTCGAGCACGCGGTCTTCACGCACCCGTCGATCACGAAACCCTCCGATCTCAGGGGCAAGCGGATCGGCATCGCCCGGCCCGGCTCGGCTGACCACTACGCGGCGACCGTCGCGTTGAGAAAATGGAATCTCGATCCGGAAAAATCGGTGAACCTCATCTCGATCGGCGGTCCACCCGACCGCTACCTGGCGCTCCAGGCCGGGCGCGTGGACGCTATCCTCATCCAGCCCCCGCTGACGACCCGGGCCCAGAAGGCAGGCTTTCAGCGGCTCGCCGCTCTCGTCGACTTCGGCGTCGACTACGTCGGTACCTCGCTCGGCACCACCCGCGCCGTGATCCGGAAGAAAGAAGAGCTGGTGCGCCGCGTGGTCTCGGCTTTCGTCGAGGGCATTCATTTCTACAAGACCAACAAGGAAGCGAGCCTCAGGACGATCGCCAGGCTCATGAGAACCCAGGACGCGGAGGCTCTGGAGGAAGCCTACAGCGCGTATGCCGTGAAGTTCATGGCGCGCGTTCCCTACCCGACCACCAGGGGAGTGGAAGCCGTGCTCGAGGACCTGGCCAAGAACAACCCGAAGGCCAAAGGCGCGGACCCCCGCCGATTCGTCGAGCCGCGATTCTTAAAGGAGCTCGAGGACAGCGGCTTCATCAGCCGGCTCTACGGGAAATAGTCGCCGGAGACCCTCGGCTTCAGCGCGCGGGCTCGACGTCGAGCGCCGACCGTTCGGTGCCGACCGCGATCCGGTCGTGCACCTTGCGGATGCCGGATACCCCATGGGCGGCGCTCACGGCTGCGGCCCTCTGACTGTCGGATGCGACCCGGCCGCTCAGGTAAGCCGTGCTCCCGGTAACCGACACCTCGACACCGCGGACGGCCCGGGCATGGATCGCCTTGAGGATCTCGAATTCCAGCCGCTCGTCTCCGCGCTCGAGGTCGACTCGCGGGGCGGATTCGACGGCAACCCGGTCGATAACCGACGTGACAGCCGGCACCGCGCGCACCGCCCGCAGCGCCGCCTGCTTCTGGCGTTCGGTCGCCACGCGCCCCTCGAGACGGGCGATGCCGTCCTTGACGGAGACCCTGACCCCTTCGATCGCCCGGTTCGCGATCGCGCGCCGCGCCAGGTCCTCCGCGGAAGCCGAGCCATCGTTTTTATCGTCCGCCGGGAAAGGCCGGGCTGGGGCCCCACGTTCCGCAGTTGAATCCTTCGGCGCCGCGACGGCTGCAGAATCGGACAGCGACTCCGTCGGGATCTCGCGTTGGGCGGGAACAGGGGCCTGGTGTTCCGCTTCCCGAAGCGTGCTCGCGCCGGGCGGAACAGAGAGCGGCGCGTCGCGGTCGACTCTCGCCTGCGCCAGGCGCCGGCTGAGATCGGAGAGCGCGGAGTCGAAGCTCGGATAGAGCATGGCGCCTGCGACCGCGGTCGCGACCGCCGCAGCCGTCCCGCTCCAGAGCGCCGCACGGTCTCCCCGCCGCCGCCGGCCGGCGACCGTCGCCTCGAATTCCGGGAACTCCCTCCTTCCCTCCCCCGCCTCCACGGAGAGAAGAGAGGTTGGCGACGGCTGCGTGTCGGCCGGAGCGGCTTTTTTCGCACCGGGAAGCAGGCGAAGATCGACGGCTGCCTCCTCCACCATCGCCCGGCTCACTCGCTGCCGCGTTGTGGCGTACCCGGTGACCAGTGCCTGATCGCAAAGCAGGTTGATCAGCCGCGGCACCCCGCGGCTGTATTTCCACACCGCGCGGACCGCCCCCCGATCGAAAAGCGCTTCTCGCCCGCACCCGGCCCGCCTGAGGCGCATGCCGATGTAGCTGTCGACTTCCGCTTCTCCCAGGGATTTCAACCGCAACCACAACGCCACCCGCTGCCGCAACTGCCGCATGTCCGCTCCCGCCAACCGCTCCTCCAGCTCCGGCTGTCCCGCCAGCACCATCTGCAAGAGCTTTTCCTTTTCTGTCTCGAGATTGCTCAGCAGGCAGAGCCCCTCCAACGCCTCCTCGCTCAGCTCCTGCGCCTCGTCGATCAAAAGCGCCACCCGCCGACCCCTGCGCGCCCGGGACGCCAAATATTCCCGCAAACAGCCCCATGCCGCCCTCCACCCTTCGCCCATGTTCCCCAACCCAAGCTCCCCTCCTATCTCGCGCAACAACTCGTGGAATCCGACCTGGCCGCTCACCCCGCTCACGCAGGCCACATCGACGTCCTCTGCCAGCGCTCCCATCAGCCGCCGCAACAGCATCGTCTTGCCCGTCCCGACCTCCCCCACGAGCACCACGATCCCCTTGCCTTGCTCCACTCCGTAGCGCAACCCCGCAAACGCCTCCCGATAGATCTCGTTCTCGTAATAAAACCCAGGGTCCGGCGTCACGCTGAACGGCCGCTCGCGAAAACCGAAGTACTCCAGATACATCCCGGCCTCTCACCCGGCGAGCTTGTCGCCCTCCCCGGACGGAGCGCTCGCGCTGGCCCGCGCCGCAAGCACCGAAGCTCCCGGCGGGCGGCGTCGACCGTGGCGGCCGGTGAAGAGCGCGTGCAGGGCGCGCATGCTCCCCGGGTCGCAAAGCAGCCTTCTTTTCTCGGCCGCGGTAAGCGTCTCCAGTCCCAGCCTGAGCGCTTTCGACAGCAGTCCCCGATTCAGCGGCCGCGGAACGCTTCCCGCCCGGCCGCGAAGACGGAGGTGAAGGGCGTTGGCGTACGGATCCATGACGGCACGGGCGAATCCGCGGGCATCGGCCCGCTGCGCTTGCAGCTCCGCCAGAGTCTTCTCGAGGTCGAGCAGAACGGGCGGCGGCGCCGATTCTTCGGGAATCACGAACAGGCGCCAGCGCCTGAAGCGGCGGCCCAGGGCGACGCGGCTCGAATAGACGGAGAGCGTCGCCGAGAGCAACAGCGAGGCCGCTACGGGCGCGAGCCACCAGCCATAGAGCGTATTTACCCGCGTCACGATGCCGATCCAGAGAAGGGAAAAGAGCATCGACGTCCCGTGGTAGCGGAGGGCTTCCCCCCAGCCGATCTCGCAGTCCTCGCGCCGCTGGCTCCCCCACGCGATCCGGCGACCGAGGAGCGTGGCGACGACGAACTTGCTGTGGAACCACATCCGGACCGGCGCGAGCATCATCGAGATCACGATCTCCAGCGCCACGCTGGCGCAAAGCGCCGCGGCTCCCCCGAAAAGATCGGCGCGGCGCTGCCGGACGATCAGCGCGAGGGCGAGGAGCTTCGGGAGCAGCAGGAGCACGGCGGTCGTGCCGACCAGCGCGATCGCCCACTGCGGATTCCACCGGGGCCAGAGCGGAAACAACGCGGGCTGCGGCGAGAAGTAGCTGGGCGGCAGGAGCGCGTCGGCGGTGATTTCGGCGGTGCACAGCACGAGAAACAGGAACCACAGCAGCGCCGAAACGTAGGACATCACGCCCATGAGGAAGACGTCGCGATGTCCGCCCCGGATTCCGTCGCCCGCCAGCAATTTCAGGTGCTGCAGGTTTCCCTGGCACCACCGCCGGTCGCGCTTCAGCTCGTCGAGCAATGTGGGGGGCGTTTCCTCGTAGCTACCGGACGGCTCGCAGAAAAGCCACACTTCCCAGCCCCCACGGCCGATCAGCGCGGCCTCGACGAAGTCGTGGCTCAGGATTTCCCCGCCGAGCGGAGGCTTTCCCGGCAGGCGCGGCAGGCCGCAGTGAGCGATGAACGGCGCGATGCGCAGGATCGCGTTGTGGCCCCAATAGCAGCTTTCGCCGAGCTGCCAGAAATAAAGGCCGGCTGCGAGCATCGGCCCGTACGCCCGGTTGGCGAACTGCTGGACGCGGGCGAAGAGCGATTCCCGGTTAACGGTAGCGGGCAGCGACTGGAGAATGCCGACGCGCGGGTTGCGCTCCATCGTCCGCGCCATGCGGACGATGGTCTCGCCGCTCATCACGCTGTCCGCGTCGAGGACCGCCATGTAGTCGTAATCCCTTCCCCAGCGGCGCAGGAAATCCGCGATGTTGCCGCTCTTCCGCTTGATCCTGGCCCTGCGGTGCCGGTAGAAAAGGCGGCCGGAAGCTCCCAGTCGGCGGCACGCACGGGCCCAGGCGAGCTCTTCCTCCACCTGGATGTCCGGATCCGAGGTGTCACTGAGCACGAAAAAGTCGAAGCGGTCGATCTCTCCCGTGGCTTCGAGCGAGCGATAGACGGCTTCCAGGCCCGCGAAAACGCGCTCCACGTTTTCGTTGCAAATCGGCATCAGAACCGCCGTTCGCGAGCGCAGCGGAGCCCGCTCGCTCCCGCGCTCGAGCCCCGCCGTCACCGTCCGGGTGCCGTGTTTCCACAGCGTGGCGAAGCCGGCAACGGCCGTCCAGAAGCCGAGCGAGATCCAGGAGAACAGAACACCGAAAAGCGTAACGAGCATCAGCTCGGATCGGTCGAGCCATGGATAGGGAAAGGTCTGCGTCAGCGACCAGCTGGCGAGAACCGTCTGCGATGAGATCAGAAGCGCCAGCATGGCCCGCCGGCGCCGGACGCGCCGCTGCCAGTGGGGTCTCGCCTCCGGCGCCGCCGGCTTCTCCAACGGCGTTCGGAGCGTCGCACGGGCGAGCGCGCGCCACAGGCGCCGGATCGGGTTTCTCTCCATCCGGGGCGGGGAAATCGATATCCGGTGGATCGCCGGCATCGAGATCGGCCTGGGTTTCCTTCGCTCCCCGGAGTGCGGTTCGCCGTGGCGCTGGCCGTCGCTCGTGAGCGACCATGGCTCGATGCCGGTCCGGCGCGAA
The sequence above is a segment of the Candidatus Zixiibacteriota bacterium genome. Coding sequences within it:
- the mdoH gene encoding glucans biosynthesis glucosyltransferase MdoH, whose amino-acid sequence is MGSSDSRNRSDNLGVWRDGRAAERWLRCHGDSRRTGIEPWSLTSDGQRHGEPHSGERRKPRPISMPAIHRISISPPRMERNPIRRLWRALARATLRTPLEKPAAPEARPHWQRRVRRRRAMLALLISSQTVLASWSLTQTFPYPWLDRSELMLVTLFGVLFSWISLGFWTAVAGFATLWKHGTRTVTAGLERGSERAPLRSRTAVLMPICNENVERVFAGLEAVYRSLEATGEIDRFDFFVLSDTSDPDIQVEEELAWARACRRLGASGRLFYRHRRARIKRKSGNIADFLRRWGRDYDYMAVLDADSVMSGETIVRMARTMERNPRVGILQSLPATVNRESLFARVQQFANRAYGPMLAAGLYFWQLGESCYWGHNAILRIAPFIAHCGLPRLPGKPPLGGEILSHDFVEAALIGRGGWEVWLFCEPSGSYEETPPTLLDELKRDRRWCQGNLQHLKLLAGDGIRGGHRDVFLMGVMSYVSALLWFLFLVLCTAEITADALLPPSYFSPQPALFPLWPRWNPQWAIALVGTTAVLLLLPKLLALALIVRQRRADLFGGAAALCASVALEIVISMMLAPVRMWFHSKFVVATLLGRRIAWGSQRREDCEIGWGEALRYHGTSMLFSLLWIGIVTRVNTLYGWWLAPVAASLLLSATLSVYSSRVALGRRFRRWRLFVIPEESAPPPVLLDLEKTLAELQAQRADARGFARAVMDPYANALHLRLRGRAGSVPRPLNRGLLSKALRLGLETLTAAEKRRLLCDPGSMRALHALFTGRHGRRRPPGASVLAARASASAPSGEGDKLAG